A genomic region of Microbacterium schleiferi contains the following coding sequences:
- a CDS encoding TetR/AcrR family transcriptional regulator — protein MPTRNEPIADPGAAPGRGRTRASHSLDSVLAEAVALLDESGVAGLTIRALAARLGGGPASIYWYVSGRDELLDMAADSVLAGVFASVQDVGDEDPIDDIRAIAIALFDAIVDRPWLGAYALRDTGTQPHSLRLYEKIGEQTLRLPLTATQRFNATSAIVGFVIGVAADMGHELPEEVLSGELTRQEYLERATADWRALDEGEFPFIHHIVDEFAEHTDRVQFRAGLDLLLAGIRLQAGV, from the coding sequence ATGCCGACTCGCAACGAACCGATCGCCGATCCCGGTGCGGCACCTGGTCGGGGCCGGACGCGGGCTTCTCATTCACTGGACTCCGTGCTCGCAGAGGCGGTAGCGCTTCTTGATGAGTCAGGAGTCGCGGGTCTCACGATTCGTGCCCTCGCGGCGCGACTCGGCGGCGGGCCGGCGAGCATTTACTGGTACGTTTCCGGCCGGGATGAGCTTCTGGATATGGCGGCCGACTCCGTGCTGGCGGGAGTGTTCGCATCCGTCCAGGACGTGGGTGACGAAGATCCGATCGATGACATCCGCGCGATCGCCATCGCCTTGTTCGACGCCATTGTCGATCGCCCGTGGCTTGGCGCCTATGCGCTCCGGGACACCGGGACGCAACCGCATTCGCTCCGGCTCTACGAGAAGATCGGGGAACAGACGCTGCGATTGCCGCTCACTGCGACGCAGAGGTTCAATGCGACATCCGCCATCGTGGGCTTCGTCATCGGCGTCGCGGCTGACATGGGCCACGAACTACCCGAGGAGGTCCTGTCGGGTGAGCTGACTCGGCAGGAGTATCTCGAACGCGCGACCGCGGACTGGCGCGCACTGGATGAGGGCGAGTTCCCCTTCATCCACCACATCGTCGACGAGTTTGCCGAGCACACCGACCGCGTTCAGTTTCGCGCGGGACTGGATCTGTTGCTGGCCGGCATCCGGCTGCAGGCGGGCGTCTAG